In Magnetospirillum sp. XM-1, a single window of DNA contains:
- the napH gene encoding quinol dehydrogenase ferredoxin subunit NapH yields the protein MSATKTAHSGLVDPGASAVAAKGWLAANKWLLARRLSQALVVAVFLTGPLWGVWIAKGNLASSLTLGVLPLTDPLMVLQALVAGHVMTGTALIGAAIVLAAYLVVGGRVYCSWVCPVNAVTDLAHWLRLRLGIEKGLPLNRNTRLWVLGGVLVASAATGTIAWELVNPVTMLHRGLVTGAILTFGSAALITLAVFLFDLGVASRGWCTHLCPVGAFYGLLGRAAVLRVSAVNRAACDDCMDCFAVCPERHVIAPALRGAAKGVGPVIMSHDCTNCGRCIDVCSKTVFRFDTRFHNRPSDTPSSGSGVKAEVPPVKVA from the coding sequence ATGAGCGCGACCAAGACCGCTCATTCCGGCCTCGTTGATCCCGGCGCCTCGGCGGTGGCCGCCAAGGGCTGGCTGGCCGCCAACAAGTGGCTGCTGGCCCGGCGCCTGTCCCAGGCCCTGGTGGTCGCCGTGTTCCTGACCGGCCCGCTGTGGGGCGTGTGGATCGCCAAGGGCAATCTGGCGTCGAGCCTGACGCTGGGCGTGCTGCCGCTGACCGATCCCCTGATGGTGCTGCAGGCCCTGGTGGCCGGGCATGTGATGACCGGGACCGCCCTGATCGGCGCGGCCATCGTGCTGGCCGCCTATCTGGTGGTCGGCGGGCGCGTCTATTGCTCCTGGGTCTGCCCGGTCAACGCCGTCACCGATCTGGCCCACTGGTTGCGGTTGCGCTTGGGGATCGAGAAGGGATTGCCGCTCAACCGCAACACCCGCCTGTGGGTGCTGGGCGGCGTGCTGGTCGCCTCGGCTGCCACCGGCACCATCGCCTGGGAACTGGTCAACCCGGTGACCATGCTGCATCGCGGGCTGGTGACCGGGGCGATCCTGACCTTCGGTTCGGCCGCCCTGATCACCCTGGCCGTGTTCCTGTTCGACCTGGGCGTCGCAAGCCGCGGCTGGTGCACCCATCTTTGCCCGGTGGGGGCCTTCTACGGCCTGCTGGGCCGGGCGGCGGTGCTGCGGGTTTCCGCGGTCAACCGCGCCGCCTGCGACGATTGCATGGATTGTTTCGCCGTCTGCCCCGAACGCCACGTCATCGCGCCCGCGCTGCGCGGCGCCGCCAAGGGAGTAGGCCCCGTCATCATGTCGCACGACTGCACCAATTGCGGCCGTTGCATCGACGTGTGTTCAAAGACCGTTTTCCGGTTCGACACCAGGTTCCACAACCGGCCGTCCGACACTCCGTCGTCCGGCTCGGGGGTGAAGGCCGAAGTGCCGCCGGTCAAAGTTGCTTGA
- a CDS encoding FkbM family methyltransferase, with the protein MGAKARFNELLGLDLHPKIIDIGANPISYPIYYWMHQAGDIDIVGFEPAPVPFAQLQETKGPRETYLPLAVGDGRRHTLHLCFAPGMSSIFEPDPAVLDLFPRGSLWGSVLETMEVDTVRLDDVPETEGVDMISIDIQGAELMALENAAERLKTTLLIHCEVEFVPIYKGQPLFSEVEIFLRSQGFMLHTFQEMNTRCITPLVLNDDPTAGFNQHFWANAVFIRDLSKANQLSDQEILKLAMLLHDLYQSVDASMRLLSVYDTRHGTALAPTYLNNLRQHYNSALPA; encoded by the coding sequence ATGGGCGCCAAGGCACGCTTCAACGAGCTTCTCGGTCTCGACCTTCATCCGAAGATCATCGATATCGGGGCCAATCCCATTTCCTATCCGATCTATTACTGGATGCATCAGGCGGGCGACATCGACATCGTCGGCTTTGAGCCGGCGCCGGTCCCCTTCGCCCAGTTGCAGGAAACCAAGGGCCCGCGCGAAACCTATCTTCCCCTGGCGGTGGGAGACGGCAGGCGGCACACCCTTCACCTGTGCTTCGCGCCGGGCATGTCGTCGATCTTCGAGCCGGACCCCGCGGTGCTGGACCTGTTTCCCCGGGGCTCCCTGTGGGGCTCGGTGCTGGAGACCATGGAGGTGGACACCGTCCGCCTGGACGACGTGCCGGAGACCGAAGGCGTCGACATGATCTCCATCGACATCCAGGGCGCCGAACTGATGGCGTTGGAAAATGCGGCAGAACGCCTGAAGACGACCCTGCTGATCCATTGCGAGGTGGAGTTCGTGCCCATCTACAAGGGCCAGCCCCTGTTCTCGGAAGTGGAGATCTTCCTGCGCTCGCAGGGCTTCATGCTCCACACCTTCCAGGAAATGAACACGCGCTGCATCACGCCGCTGGTGCTGAACGACGACCCCACGGCGGGCTTCAACCAGCATTTCTGGGCCAACGCCGTGTTCATCCGCGACCTGTCCAAGGCCAACCAGCTGTCCGACCAGGAGATCCTGAAACTGGCGATGCTGCTGCACGACCTGTATCAGTCGGTGGACGCCAGCATGCGGCTGCTAAGCGTCTACGACACCCGGCACGGAACGGCCCTGGCGCCCACCTACCTCAACAATCTCAGGCAGCACTACAACTCCGCCCTGCCGGCCTGA
- a CDS encoding peroxiredoxin, protein MTTAPGAPAPDFAMETDDGKTALADYRGKILVLYFYPKDDTSGCTSEAKAFRDAMAEYRAAGIEILGVSKDSVASHAKFRAKHELPFRLGSDPDGAVCEAYGVWKKKSMYGREYMGIERSTFLIDQNGVLRAEWRKVKVTGHAEAVLKAAKGL, encoded by the coding sequence ATGACCACCGCCCCCGGCGCCCCCGCCCCCGACTTCGCCATGGAAACGGACGACGGCAAGACCGCCCTGGCCGATTACCGCGGCAAGATCCTGGTGCTGTACTTCTACCCCAAGGATGACACCTCGGGCTGCACCTCGGAGGCCAAGGCTTTCCGCGATGCCATGGCCGAATACCGGGCGGCCGGAATCGAAATCCTGGGCGTATCCAAGGATTCGGTGGCCAGCCACGCCAAGTTCCGCGCCAAGCACGAATTGCCCTTCCGCCTGGGCTCCGACCCCGACGGCGCGGTGTGCGAGGCCTATGGCGTGTGGAAAAAGAAGAGCATGTACGGCCGCGAATACATGGGCATCGAGCGCTCCACCTTCCTGATCGATCAAAATGGCGTGCTGCGCGCCGAATGGCGCAAGGTCAAGGTCACCGGCCATGCCGAGGCGGTGCTGAAGGCGGCCAAGGGGCTTTAA
- a CDS encoding cytochrome c3 family protein encodes MSNENPAKQGVLAEWWGALCRPSGRWSLGVLLVAGFVGGVVFWGGFNTVLELTNTEAFCLSCHEMEQNVYREYRGTIHDSNRSGVRATCPDCHVPRPWIYKIQRKIQASNEVWHKILGSIDTREKFEAKRIELAKHEWARMKSTDSRECRNCHNFGAFDLTRQQARARNRHSEAEQQGKTCIDCHKGIAHQLPAGAFKAERELNESVGGAVKP; translated from the coding sequence ATGAGCAACGAGAATCCGGCCAAGCAAGGCGTATTGGCGGAATGGTGGGGGGCGTTGTGCCGTCCGAGCGGCCGCTGGTCCTTGGGCGTGCTGCTGGTGGCGGGGTTTGTCGGCGGCGTCGTCTTCTGGGGCGGTTTCAACACCGTCCTGGAACTGACCAATACCGAAGCCTTCTGCCTCAGCTGCCACGAGATGGAGCAGAACGTCTACCGCGAGTATCGCGGCACCATTCACGATTCCAACCGTTCCGGCGTGCGGGCGACCTGCCCGGACTGCCACGTGCCGCGTCCCTGGATCTACAAGATCCAGCGCAAGATCCAGGCCTCCAACGAAGTCTGGCATAAGATCCTGGGTTCCATCGACACCCGTGAGAAGTTCGAGGCCAAGCGCATCGAACTGGCCAAGCACGAGTGGGCCCGCATGAAGTCCACCGATTCCCGCGAGTGCCGCAACTGCCACAATTTCGGGGCTTTCGACCTGACCCGGCAGCAGGCGCGCGCGCGCAATCGTCACTCCGAGGCGGAACAGCAGGGCAAGACCTGCATCGACTGCCACAAGGGTATCGCCCACCAGCTTCCCGCCGGCGCCTTCAAGGCCGAGCGCGAGTTGAACGAAAGCGTGGGCGGGGCGGTCAAGCCGTAG
- a CDS encoding DUF3971 domain-containing protein, with product MVHGTVRSLFQLLGAVLVGLLLVVPLAAWRLSHGPISLEFLTPYIEDALSARDGSLAVRLDATLLQRGDDERMLEIHVSNARAYVAGNDVPVVAVPDMALSLSGRALLRGVIAPNSIRLNRPRLSLVRDASGRFQFDLPEGGDGGDAGLVIARVKDALLGEPDPAKPGRSLQSFSIRGAELMIDDRALGTSWHAPGADLSIRRVPAGIQAKGRVPLDLAGETGEVTVEAGYAKADGAANLDLRLQGIRPAVLARFGGPAVHLGVIDMPLAGSVHARVNAGGVLETLAFDLSGGAGRLNMPVPFNAVHPVASAALRGELSRGMTRLDLSEVRLDLNGPTFALAAVVDGLGGETSIKAEGALRDVPVDQVRDLWPNGLAQNARDWVIPNLSKGVVREATIQLSARSPSGNFDDVVIDHLGGEIRPEGVTVDYLHPMPVARNTVGVCTFDASSFRIALNGGEVYGLRLKEGSIVFTGLDKEDQFADIELVIAGPATDALKLIDNPPLRYAQALGIEPAKVSGDALAKVRLKFPLLKTLRLDDVGIKASATVKKVVIPKVMMGLDLSDGTLELDVDAKGLDATGPVVLAGIPGHLAWRENFSKGQAFRSRYFLKAPEVSEDQRKLLGLDGVPFVAPFTSGPVGAEVVATFMDGGKAEIDAKVDLATASMELPGLGWKKPVDKPGSAEVLVKLDRKLISAVPRFAVKAGDLDVAGAVAFGADGAARRVDFSRVKYLRTDGEGSISIRPDKAGLDIVFKGASFDAEPVLARDEDAKAGKKKDDADRPPPMSVTASAKSMWMSEKGALANATASLSRDAREWQHVQVKGGLGGAKSFSANVQPGGPQRRNFSVVSDDAGAVMRVFDIYGDLMGGELSIEGQIDDSRKDQPYDGIIKVSDYHVRNAPVLARLLTVAALAGILDVLQGEGVSFSSLEAPFTMTDGLVEVRDVRAWGPALGITAKGQIDMDKSRMAMEGTVVPAYVLNSVLGKIPVLGWLITGGEKGGGIIAFNYSMKGPTDDPSVVVNPLSALTPGFLRNLFNIFDDGSETNARKPAAKDPK from the coding sequence GTGGTTCACGGCACCGTTAGGAGTCTGTTCCAGCTGCTGGGGGCCGTGCTGGTGGGGCTGCTGCTCGTTGTGCCGCTGGCGGCTTGGCGGCTGTCCCACGGCCCCATATCGCTCGAATTCCTGACACCTTATATCGAGGACGCCCTTTCGGCGAGGGATGGTTCGCTCGCCGTCCGGCTCGACGCCACCTTGCTGCAGCGGGGCGACGACGAGCGCATGCTGGAAATCCACGTCAGCAACGCGCGGGCCTATGTGGCCGGTAACGACGTGCCCGTGGTGGCGGTGCCCGACATGGCCCTGTCCTTGAGCGGGCGGGCGTTGCTCAGGGGTGTCATCGCCCCCAATTCCATCCGCCTGAACCGGCCTCGCCTCTCCTTGGTCCGTGATGCCTCGGGCCGTTTCCAGTTCGACCTGCCCGAAGGCGGCGACGGGGGGGATGCCGGTCTGGTCATCGCCCGCGTCAAGGATGCGCTGCTGGGCGAGCCGGACCCCGCCAAGCCGGGACGCTCGCTGCAATCCTTCAGCATCCGGGGCGCCGAGCTGATGATCGACGACCGGGCGCTGGGCACCTCGTGGCATGCCCCCGGGGCCGATCTGTCCATCCGCCGCGTTCCCGCCGGAATCCAGGCCAAGGGACGGGTTCCCCTGGATCTGGCGGGCGAGACCGGCGAGGTGACGGTGGAAGCCGGCTACGCCAAGGCCGATGGCGCCGCCAACCTGGATCTTCGCCTGCAAGGCATCCGTCCGGCGGTGCTGGCCCGTTTCGGCGGTCCGGCCGTGCATCTGGGCGTGATCGACATGCCGCTGGCCGGCAGCGTGCACGCGCGGGTCAACGCCGGCGGCGTGCTGGAGACCCTGGCCTTCGACCTGTCGGGCGGGGCGGGGCGTCTGAACATGCCGGTGCCGTTCAACGCGGTCCACCCGGTGGCGTCGGCGGCGCTCAGGGGCGAACTCAGCCGGGGCATGACGCGGCTCGACCTCTCCGAGGTCCGCTTGGACCTGAATGGTCCCACCTTCGCCCTGGCGGCGGTGGTGGACGGCCTGGGGGGCGAGACCTCGATCAAGGCCGAGGGGGCTTTACGTGACGTGCCGGTGGATCAGGTCCGCGACCTGTGGCCCAACGGCCTGGCCCAGAACGCGCGGGACTGGGTGATTCCCAACCTGTCCAAGGGCGTGGTGCGCGAGGCGACCATCCAACTGTCCGCCCGCTCGCCTTCGGGCAATTTCGACGACGTGGTGATCGACCATCTGGGCGGCGAGATCCGCCCCGAAGGCGTGACCGTCGACTATCTCCACCCCATGCCGGTGGCGCGCAACACGGTGGGCGTGTGCACCTTCGACGCCTCGTCGTTCCGCATCGCGCTCAATGGCGGCGAGGTCTACGGGCTCAGGCTGAAGGAAGGCTCCATCGTCTTCACCGGCCTGGACAAGGAGGACCAGTTCGCCGACATCGAACTGGTGATCGCCGGGCCGGCCACCGACGCGCTGAAGCTGATCGACAATCCGCCGCTGCGCTACGCCCAGGCCTTAGGCATCGAGCCCGCCAAGGTGAGCGGCGACGCCCTTGCCAAGGTACGGCTCAAATTCCCGCTCTTGAAGACGCTGCGCCTGGACGACGTGGGCATCAAGGCCTCGGCTACCGTCAAGAAGGTGGTGATCCCCAAGGTGATGATGGGGCTCGACCTGTCGGACGGCACCTTGGAGCTGGACGTGGACGCCAAGGGCCTCGACGCCACCGGCCCGGTGGTGCTGGCCGGCATTCCCGGCCATCTGGCCTGGCGCGAGAACTTCTCCAAGGGCCAGGCCTTCCGCTCGCGCTATTTCCTCAAGGCCCCCGAGGTTTCCGAGGATCAGCGCAAGCTGCTGGGCCTGGACGGCGTTCCCTTCGTGGCGCCCTTCACCAGCGGTCCGGTGGGCGCCGAGGTGGTGGCCACCTTCATGGACGGCGGCAAGGCGGAGATCGACGCCAAGGTCGACCTGGCCACCGCCAGCATGGAGCTGCCGGGGCTGGGATGGAAGAAGCCGGTGGACAAGCCGGGCAGCGCCGAGGTCCTGGTGAAGCTTGACCGCAAGCTGATCTCGGCGGTGCCGCGCTTCGCGGTCAAGGCCGGTGACTTGGACGTGGCGGGGGCGGTGGCGTTCGGGGCGGACGGCGCGGCGCGCAGGGTGGATTTCTCGCGGGTGAAGTATCTGCGCACCGACGGCGAGGGCTCCATTTCCATTCGCCCCGACAAGGCGGGCCTGGACATCGTCTTCAAGGGCGCCAGCTTCGACGCCGAACCGGTCCTGGCCCGCGACGAGGACGCCAAGGCCGGCAAGAAGAAGGATGACGCCGACAGGCCGCCGCCCATGAGCGTGACCGCGTCGGCCAAGTCCATGTGGATGTCGGAGAAGGGGGCGCTGGCCAACGCCACCGCATCGCTTTCCCGCGACGCCCGGGAATGGCAGCACGTCCAGGTCAAGGGCGGCCTGGGCGGGGCCAAGAGCTTCTCCGCCAACGTCCAGCCCGGTGGGCCGCAGCGGCGCAATTTCTCCGTCGTCTCCGACGATGCCGGAGCGGTGATGCGGGTGTTCGACATCTATGGCGACCTGATGGGTGGCGAGCTGTCCATCGAGGGCCAAATCGACGATTCCCGCAAGGACCAGCCCTATGACGGCATCATCAAGGTCTCGGACTATCACGTGCGCAACGCGCCGGTGCTGGCCCGCCTGCTGACGGTGGCGGCCCTGGCCGGCATCCTGGATGTCCTGCAGGGCGAAGGCGTCAGCTTCTCGTCGCTGGAGGCTCCGTTCACCATGACCGACGGGCTGGTGGAAGTGCGCGACGTGCGCGCCTGGGGCCCGGCGCTCGGCATCACCGCCAAGGGCCAGATCGACATGGACAAGTCCCGCATGGCCATGGAAGGCACCGTGGTGCCGGCCTATGTCCTGAACTCGGTGCTGGGCAAGATTCCGGTGCTGGGCTGGCTGATCACCGGCGGCGAGAAGGGCGGCGGCATCATCGCCTTCAACTACTCCATGAAGGGGCCCACCGATGATCCGTCGGTGGTGGTCAACCCGCTGTCGGCGCTGACCCCCGGATTCTTGCGGAACCTCTTCAACATCTTCGACGACGGTTCCGAGACCAACGCCAGGAAGCCGGCGGCGAAGGACCCCAAATAG
- a CDS encoding bifunctional [glutamine synthetase] adenylyltransferase/[glutamine synthetase]-adenylyl-L-tyrosine phosphorylase: MSFPLDPRFFPGVADPARVEVGLARWREAADAQDDAELAAFMRALPGRDGIGDLLRGVFANSPFLTLCLEKEPGFLRHALEVGPDRALDGLIAELAADLRTESDFPRLMRELRIAKRRCSLLAALADLGGAWPLEKVTGALATMAEVACRLGLSFLLRREADRGNLTLAHPEDPEKGSGIIVLGMGKLGARELNYSSDIDLIVFYDHEKLVYTGKRSIQECVIAMTKELVRILDERDHEGYVFRTDLRLRPDPGSTPPAVALVAAEAYYEGFGQNWERAAMIKARLVAGDAETGAAFIRFLRPFIWRKSLDFAAIQDIHSIKRQINAHKGGRSIAVAGHNVKLGRGGIREIEFFAQTQQLIWGGRQPEMRVSGTLEALHALAAAGHVTPEVVADMEAAYRYLRTLEHRLQMVDDKQTQTLPTNPHVLAEIAAFMGAADVEAFSADLTAHLQKVEHHYAGLFEDAPPLGAGGNLVFTGGENDPETVHTITEMGFTNADAVCSTIRGWHHGRVRATRSTRARELLTELTPALLSALATTTAPDDAFMRFDEFLTRLPAGVPLFSLFYANPSLLELVAEIMGDAPMLAEHLARHTTTLDSVLQANFFEPLPPQDVLEAELAKALSDADDFQLVLDVTRRWANDRKFQVGVLTLRNVIEASEAASALSDVAGAILRQLGPKVEEEFARAHGHVPGGAWVILAMGKAGGREMSATSDLDLILVYDCPEDAEESDGSRPLAPPVWFSRLTQRMVNALTAKTGEGTLYEVDMRLRPSGNSGPIASSLEAFRRYQEEAAWTWEHMALTRARVVAGDPALAARVEAIIRQTLTRPRDGAKLLADVADMRERMAKEHKAGSIWEVKHLRGGLVDIEFTAQYLQLAHGPAHPEMLDSNTAGALDKAAQAGVLDRADCATLTEALRLWSAVQTVLRQTIAGGFDEHTAPRGLKDVLVRAAGMTDFKSLTDRMEDCAADAHEVFSRLIEQPATALKQKENAQ; encoded by the coding sequence GTGAGTTTTCCACTCGATCCACGTTTCTTCCCCGGTGTTGCCGATCCCGCCCGCGTCGAGGTCGGCCTGGCCCGCTGGCGCGAAGCCGCCGATGCCCAGGACGACGCCGAATTGGCGGCCTTCATGCGCGCCCTTCCCGGCCGGGACGGCATCGGCGACCTGCTGCGGGGCGTCTTCGCCAACTCGCCCTTCCTGACCCTGTGCCTGGAAAAGGAACCGGGGTTCCTGCGCCACGCGCTGGAGGTGGGACCGGACCGGGCGCTCGACGGCCTGATCGCCGAACTTGCCGCCGACCTGCGCACCGAAAGCGATTTCCCCCGCCTGATGCGCGAGTTGCGCATCGCCAAGCGGCGCTGCTCGCTGCTGGCCGCCCTGGCCGATCTGGGCGGGGCCTGGCCCTTGGAAAAAGTCACCGGCGCCCTGGCGACCATGGCGGAGGTGGCCTGCCGCCTCGGCCTTTCCTTCCTGCTACGGCGCGAGGCCGATCGCGGCAACCTGACGCTCGCCCATCCCGAGGACCCGGAAAAGGGCTCGGGCATCATCGTGCTGGGCATGGGCAAGCTGGGCGCGCGCGAGCTGAACTATTCCAGCGACATCGACCTGATCGTCTTCTACGACCATGAAAAGCTGGTCTATACCGGCAAGCGTTCCATCCAGGAATGCGTCATCGCCATGACCAAGGAGCTGGTGCGCATCCTCGACGAACGCGACCACGAGGGCTACGTCTTCCGCACCGACCTGCGCCTGCGTCCCGATCCCGGCTCGACGCCCCCCGCCGTCGCCCTGGTCGCCGCCGAGGCCTATTACGAGGGCTTCGGCCAGAACTGGGAACGGGCCGCCATGATCAAGGCCCGTCTGGTGGCCGGCGATGCCGAGACCGGGGCGGCCTTCATCCGCTTCCTGCGCCCCTTCATCTGGCGCAAGTCCCTGGACTTCGCCGCCATCCAGGACATCCATTCCATCAAGCGCCAGATCAACGCCCACAAGGGCGGGCGCTCCATCGCGGTGGCCGGCCACAACGTCAAGCTGGGACGCGGCGGCATCCGCGAGATCGAGTTCTTCGCCCAGACCCAGCAGTTGATCTGGGGCGGCCGCCAGCCGGAGATGCGCGTCTCGGGCACGCTCGAGGCCCTGCACGCCCTGGCCGCCGCCGGCCATGTCACGCCCGAGGTGGTGGCCGACATGGAGGCCGCCTACCGCTATCTGCGCACGCTGGAACACCGCCTGCAGATGGTGGACGACAAGCAGACCCAGACCCTGCCCACCAATCCCCATGTGCTGGCCGAGATCGCCGCCTTCATGGGGGCGGCGGATGTGGAGGCGTTCTCCGCCGATCTGACCGCCCACCTGCAGAAGGTCGAGCACCATTACGCCGGCCTGTTCGAGGACGCGCCGCCCTTGGGCGCGGGCGGCAACCTGGTGTTCACCGGCGGCGAGAACGACCCCGAGACGGTCCATACCATCACGGAAATGGGCTTCACCAACGCCGACGCAGTGTGCTCCACCATCCGCGGCTGGCATCACGGCCGGGTGCGGGCCACCCGCTCGACCCGGGCGCGGGAATTGCTCACCGAGCTGACCCCCGCCCTGCTGTCGGCGCTGGCCACCACCACGGCGCCCGACGACGCCTTCATGCGCTTCGACGAGTTCCTGACCCGCCTGCCGGCCGGGGTGCCCCTGTTCTCGCTGTTCTACGCCAACCCCTCCCTGCTGGAGCTGGTGGCCGAGATCATGGGCGATGCGCCCATGCTGGCCGAGCATCTGGCCCGGCACACCACCACGCTGGATTCGGTGCTGCAGGCCAATTTCTTCGAGCCCCTGCCACCCCAGGACGTGCTGGAGGCCGAATTGGCCAAGGCACTGTCCGACGCCGACGATTTCCAGCTGGTCCTCGACGTGACGCGGCGCTGGGCCAACGACCGCAAGTTCCAGGTGGGCGTGCTGACGCTCCGAAACGTCATCGAGGCGAGCGAGGCGGCCAGCGCGCTCTCCGACGTGGCCGGCGCCATCCTGCGCCAGCTGGGACCCAAGGTGGAGGAGGAGTTCGCCCGCGCCCACGGCCATGTCCCGGGCGGCGCCTGGGTAATCCTGGCCATGGGCAAGGCGGGCGGCCGCGAGATGTCGGCCACCTCGGACCTGGACCTGATCCTGGTCTACGACTGCCCCGAGGATGCCGAGGAATCTGACGGCTCGCGCCCCCTGGCTCCGCCGGTGTGGTTCTCGCGCCTGACCCAGCGCATGGTCAACGCGCTGACCGCCAAGACCGGCGAGGGCACGCTCTACGAAGTGGACATGCGCCTTCGGCCGTCCGGCAATTCCGGCCCCATCGCGTCCAGCCTGGAAGCCTTCCGCCGCTATCAGGAGGAAGCCGCCTGGACCTGGGAGCACATGGCGCTGACCCGCGCCCGGGTGGTCGCCGGCGACCCCGCCCTGGCCGCCCGGGTCGAAGCCATCATCAGGCAGACCCTGACGCGCCCCCGCGACGGGGCCAAGCTGCTGGCCGACGTGGCCGACATGCGCGAACGCATGGCCAAGGAACACAAGGCCGGTTCCATCTGGGAGGTCAAGCATCTGCGCGGCGGTCTGGTGGACATCGAGTTCACCGCCCAGTACCTGCAGCTGGCCCATGGCCCCGCCCACCCCGAGATGCTGGACAGCAACACCGCCGGCGCGCTGGACAAGGCCGCCCAGGCCGGCGTCCTGGACCGGGCCGACTGCGCCACGCTCACCGAGGCCCTGCGGCTGTGGTCGGCGGTGCAGACCGTGCTGCGCCAGACCATCGCCGGTGGCTTCGACGAGCACACCGCGCCCCGGGGGCTCAAGGACGTCCTGGTGCGCGCCGCCGGAATGACCGATTTCAAGAGCCTCACCGACCGCATGGAAGACTGCGCCGCCGACGCCCACGAGGTGTTCAGCCGCCTGATCGAGCAGCCGGCCACCGCATTGAAGCAGAAGGAGAATGCCCAATGA
- a CDS encoding nitrate reductase cytochrome c-type subunit translates to MKTKIKAIALALALALGMGVTALGVVAGEVKSLRPTAADSPDAPPAIYKVMEGSKHERAYRQQPPLVPHTTDKYEIDLKVNQCLRCHEWPYSDQEKAPKISDLHYIDRSGVRQDVVNGNRYFCKQCHVPQVDAKALIDNKFQAATTNTNIR, encoded by the coding sequence GTGAAGACTAAGATCAAGGCAATCGCCCTCGCGCTGGCCCTGGCGCTGGGCATGGGGGTGACCGCACTGGGCGTGGTGGCCGGCGAGGTGAAGTCGCTTCGCCCGACTGCCGCCGATTCGCCCGACGCGCCGCCCGCCATCTACAAGGTGATGGAAGGCTCGAAGCACGAGCGCGCCTATCGCCAGCAGCCGCCGCTGGTGCCGCACACCACCGACAAGTACGAGATCGACCTCAAGGTCAATCAGTGCCTGCGCTGCCATGAATGGCCGTACAGCGACCAGGAAAAGGCTCCGAAGATTTCGGACCTGCACTACATCGACCGTAGCGGCGTGCGTCAGGACGTGGTCAACGGCAACCGGTATTTCTGCAAGCAGTGCCATGTGCCGCAGGTGGATGCCAAGGCGCTGATCGACAACAAGTTCCAGGCCGCCACCACCAATACCAACATCCGCTAG
- a CDS encoding ferritin-like domain-containing protein, which produces MITLTEAAFAVLTAADPAEKCRLTRLYAADWREGRITRVGDTLPPARPARPARPQLLAPKEMPRRSYGGDRGRIGLLHALAHIELNAIDLGWDIVARFAHEGLPDDFASDWVQVALDEVEHFEMLERLLGSLGAAYGDLPAHDGLWQAAEKTADDILARLVVVPMTLEARGCDTTPATMEKLARNGDTLTPPALDVIYNDEIRHVAAGVRWFTFVARKRGLDPRAEYHRLLPLRYPGGLKEPFNHAARAEAGFPRDWYEPMARVSS; this is translated from the coding sequence ATGATCACCCTCACAGAAGCTGCCTTTGCCGTCCTGACCGCCGCCGATCCGGCGGAGAAGTGCCGCCTCACCCGCCTTTACGCCGCCGATTGGCGGGAAGGCCGGATCACCCGGGTGGGCGACACCCTGCCCCCCGCCCGCCCGGCCCGGCCCGCCCGCCCGCAGCTTCTGGCGCCCAAGGAGATGCCGCGCCGCTCGTACGGGGGCGATCGGGGCCGCATCGGCTTGCTGCACGCTTTGGCCCATATCGAGCTGAACGCCATCGATCTCGGCTGGGACATCGTGGCGCGCTTCGCCCATGAAGGCCTGCCCGACGACTTCGCCTCGGACTGGGTGCAGGTGGCGCTGGACGAGGTCGAGCATTTCGAGATGCTGGAGCGCCTGCTGGGCAGTCTGGGGGCGGCCTATGGCGACCTGCCCGCCCATGACGGGCTGTGGCAGGCGGCCGAGAAGACCGCCGACGACATCCTGGCCCGACTGGTGGTGGTGCCCATGACGCTGGAGGCGCGCGGCTGCGACACCACGCCCGCCACCATGGAGAAGCTGGCCCGCAACGGCGACACCCTGACGCCCCCGGCGCTGGACGTCATCTACAACGACGAGATTCGCCACGTGGCCGCCGGCGTGCGCTGGTTCACCTTCGTGGCGAGGAAACGCGGCCTCGACCCCCGCGCCGAATACCACCGGCTGCTGCCGCTGCGCTATCCCGGCGGATTGAAGGAGCCCTTCAACCACGCCGCCCGCGCCGAGGCCGGCTTTCCCCGCGACTGGTACGAGCCCATGGCCAGGGTGAGTTCATAG